The Deltaproteobacteria bacterium genome contains the following window.
GCGTGATCATCTGCTACGAAGATTTTGATCATAGGCGTTTCCCAATCTCTCAGCGCTGTCTGCGCGACATTCGACAGTCGCTGAAGTCGTAACAAGCTATTCAATTCTTCAAGCACCCCGGCAGCTATTTTCTCAACTGCAAAAACCAGGGGCGGCGTTCCATACAAGCATTGACATCTTCGAGCGCTTCACCTGTCCTGGAGCCTGCTCTTCACTCAAGATACATTTCCACCGTACCCCTACCAATCAACTCGGCGATCGCCTCATCGGAATAGTGGAGAATACCTTTGAGCACCTCTTCATAGTGTTCACCCAAGAGCGGCGCGGTAGACACTTGACCCGGAGTTTTGCCAAGCTGCGCCATCAGTCCATCATAGGGCGAACGTCCCATCACTTTGTGTTCACACCAGGCGAAAAATTCGCGATGCGCGAGCTGCGGATCGTCAAATAAGTCAGATTGTTTCGCGACCATCCCAGCAGCGACACCGGCAGCTTGTAGCAGAGACTCCAGAAGAGCGGCATCTTGAGTTTTGGTCCAGGTTTCAATCAGACGATCGAGTTCGGCCTCATTGGCTTGTCGCCCAACTGCTGTGGTGAATTTCTCTGCCTGGGCCCAGGCGGGATCCCCCATGACTCGGACGAGGGACTGCCATTCATCATCGCTAAAGACAGCGATAGCCAGCCAGCGCTCGTCACCAGTGCAGGGATACACCGCGTGCGGACAACCACGGTCATCATGATTACCATTGCGGGTGACCACCCGGCCATTCACGACGTAGTCGAGCACTGCCACCGGCACATGATTCACGCCGGTCTCAAACTGAGACAGATCGATCCATTGTCCTTTGCCCGTCCGTTGTCGATAGTCAAGCGAAGCCGCAACCAGCGCGGCGCCGACACCAGGAGTGAGCATGTCAGTGTATGCACCATACACCATCGCTGGGCCACGATCGGCCCAGCCGGTAATCTCATAGTAACCCGCGAGCGATGCAGCCATGTTCCCGTAGCCCGCATACATCGAGTACGGGCCAGTCTGCCCAAGCTGGCATGTCGACACCATGATCAGGTCAGGTCGCGTTTGCGATAGGTCTTCGTAGTGCAATCCCCACGCGCGCATTTGCTTGGGAGTGAACCCTTCAACGATGACATCGGCCCATTCCAGGCAGAGACGTTTAGCAATCGCGCGGGCATCGGCGTGCGCCATATTCAACCCAAGGCTCATTTTGCCAGCGTTGAAGGTGGCAAAGAACTGACTGTTATTGAGGCCAGGTTTGGCATTTTTATACGGCGGCGCCATACGCAAGCCATCGAATCGTGTCAACGACTCGATACGAATCACCGTCGCGCCATTATCACCGAGATAACGAGCTGTGATCGGGCCAACACCTATCCAGCCAAAATCGAGAACTTTGAGTCCATCGAACGGTCGCGACATAAACGCCTCACAAGGAAAAGGTAAAAGTTAAAAATGGAAGGGAATTTCGTTTTGTCAATGCTTCACGCTTCACCCGTAATGCTTACCCAATGTCAAACAACACCCGCCTGCCGCCATTCGCGTATCTGTTCGGCAGCATATCCCAGCCGTCCGTAGATTTCGCCATTGTGTTCCCCAATGCCTGGCGCACGAAACCGCGGCCCGGCTTGCGCGTTGGTCATCAACGCCCAATGGCCAGGGTACGTAATCTCGGTGTTGAGATCTTCGTGCCACAGTTTGTGAAAAAACCCACGCGCGTTGGGTTGTGGGTGCTCAACCAAATCTTTGACATTGTTGACTGGTGCCGCAAGAATCTTCTCGTTGCACGCGCGTTCGAAGATTTCCCATTTCGATTTGGTGGCAA
Protein-coding sequences here:
- a CDS encoding CoA transferase gives rise to the protein MSRPFDGLKVLDFGWIGVGPITARYLGDNGATVIRIESLTRFDGLRMAPPYKNAKPGLNNSQFFATFNAGKMSLGLNMAHADARAIAKRLCLEWADVIVEGFTPKQMRAWGLHYEDLSQTRPDLIMVSTCQLGQTGPYSMYAGYGNMAASLAGYYEITGWADRGPAMVYGAYTDMLTPGVGAALVAASLDYRQRTGKGQWIDLSQFETGVNHVPVAVLDYVVNGRVVTRNGNHDDRGCPHAVYPCTGDERWLAIAVFSDDEWQSLVRVMGDPAWAQAEKFTTAVGRQANEAELDRLIETWTKTQDAALLESLLQAAGVAAGMVAKQSDLFDDPQLAHREFFAWCEHKVMGRSPYDGLMAQLGKTPGQVSTAPLLGEHYEEVLKGILHYSDEAIAELIGRGTVEMYLE